Below is a window of Malania oleifera isolate guangnan ecotype guangnan chromosome 1, ASM2987363v1, whole genome shotgun sequence DNA.
CATTCTCCTGACGTATCATCTACttttagaaattctataaaatgttcttctattttaattggacttgtagaaagattcaaatatcgtattattaaagacatttgttcttgatgacttacatccggagtgcaatcgagtatgattgaataatattttgtttcattgatttgcttcataattttctttttaatattaagagttaataaatttatcaattcattttgcatattatgaccaagataatgattatgaatttcaccatgttgaaaacgtcgaatatgttctttcattattggatcaaattctgcaatcatttcaattaaacttaaaaaaattccattattctcttgataaattcgttcatttttcccacgaaatgccaaattatttttagcaagagttttcacaacagaaataattctcaataatacttttttccagtgttctttttctttgttaatttgttcttctatatttttatcaattgttatattttttaacaatcttaactCTAAATCAGCCCATTTACTCATATTAAAAATATGTTCTTCACTAATTTCGTGACTTTTAAGTTTGGTACTAAGATTTTTCCAATCTTTACACCCTTCATTagctagttgttggttatttaatttttgaccaaataacttacaacaaaaacaaaatactctatctaaatctttagaatatataagccattttctatcatgtttctctccatttgataattttcgaatataatatatatttgaaaaatgtcttgaattttcatcttttggaaaaattaaatcattatccttaataggacctttttcaactaataaatttcgtaatttgctatctatattttcccaatattttggatcataaatattatcatcattatttatttttttttcttctatattgttaaaatgtctttcaaaagaaatatcattagtgaacatttcctgtatatcaatgttatctttatcactattattattattattattattattattattattatattagattctaattccatctctggaattgattgctcgttttttggaggattttcatcttgttcatttatattttgcttagaactaaaaataaatttgtcaAGAGCTCctttttgagatgacactaattcttctattttttttttctttcttcgtttttcgtatccggattcatattttcttgttgacatagttaaatttcaaaattaacactataaattgacaaattatgtaaacaaataaaaataaatttgataaatctatagaaatagtagattgaaacaatataacctgattattattattattgcaaatcgatcggtgagcgagactttagagatatcggattcttgccggatacagcgctctaacctcaaagcttccaaaatctaagaaaaaatagaaagaaaaaaaaatttcagagtgaaaataatagaaaaataatatacaaacattgaaatcaaaattagagttgaagaaaattacagagaatcgtaggcccgaagatgatgaacacaatagttggagtaaaaatcatagagagaccaagaAATGAGAGTGTGAGAgcgtgagagatgaaaaaaaaattttagagagactaagagagagagatgggagtaatatataatttgaaatacaataaaattattagttgggaagtataagacttgaaaaaaaaaattttaattatatttattttatattttaaaatataattttatttatttgttagttaggaagtcaattatgggaatagagcataataaataatattaatattatttaattaaaaaaaattttgggaccctaaaagtatattattatattaaataaaaattgaggggccccaaaaatttgggggccctaggCGGCTGCCTTAATGGCCTAAGGGCAGAGCCGCCTCTGCCTTTCTCAAGACCTTCCTAACCCAGGGAAAAGTATTCCATCCCCGAAGCTCCCAAGAAATTAATACCTTGTTCAATTATCAATCAGCCAGAGCTGAACTTAAACgcatatatataaacacatgCACAAACACAAACAGATCATGCATACGGATTTTTATATGCCATTTGGACTTCAAGAAACTCAATAAAATGGCTCTGCTATGTGCGATGCAAGTTACTTTGTTGCTGCTTTTGCTATTCAGTGCAGTAGCAAAAGCAGAACCAGCTATAGCCAAACCAGGCTGCAGACCCCAGTGCGGAAATGTTAGTGTTCCATACCCATTTGGAATTGGACTGGCAGAATGTTACCTGGACGAGTGGTTCGCCATTGACTGCAACGAAACCTCCAGCCCTCCTAAACTTATCATCAGGAGTATCAATATGGAGGCTCTGGATATAGATCTTCGAGGCACAGTTCGTGTCAGGAGCCCGATAATTTCTTCTCCAAACTGTTCTAGTCCAGCAGAAAATCGTGAAGGGGTGAGCTTACAGGGGAGTCCTTATGCCTTCTCATCCTCTCAGAACATGTTCACCGCAATTGGCTGCAACAACTTCGCAGTAATGACTGATATTGATCCCACGGTTGTTGGGTGCAAAGCAGACTGCAACTCCAGTAGAAATAACAGCAGAAAATTCAACTGCACATCAGGCTTCAATTGCTGCCAGACGACGCCCCCTTCAGACCTTAAAGTGTTCAATGCAGGTATTAGTAACATAGATGGTCACAGAAGTAATGCAGGCGAGTGCAAGTATGCTTTCTTGGTAGAGAAAGATTGGTTCAGTAACGAGCGTGATCCCATTTTGTCCATTGAAGGAAGGGGTTTCACTCCAGTGGTGCTGAACTGGAAGATATATGAATGGAACAACAATTCCCAGGCTTTGTTTGCTATGTGGAACAGAAGGGAGGTCAGCTGTGATTTTTCTGTCATCCAATACCCAGAGAATGAGTTCCGTATTTTAAGCGTTCTATGTCATTGCAGTACGGGATACAAAGGAAACCCTTATCTTCATGCAGCATGTGTAGGTAAACTCTTCATACGGATGGACTACTCTAAGATAGTTTCTTCAGAAGTTAGAATGCATTTATTAACAATGATAAAGTTAATGCTTCTTTTTGCCAAAGAGTATTTATCAAAATTAATAGGTATTTAAAAATCTGAAACATTTTATGTTCTACCTTGCTAAAATTATGGGGAAGATTATACTTTTTGCCTTTTTCCAAGGAAGTTTGCCGAGATTCATAGGTATTTAAAAATGAGATTATGAGAActattttttgttttcctttgCTAAAGCTATGCTACAGAACCTCTCATGCACCACTTTTCAaccaatttcattatttttaactCCAGGATGATCACAAAGAATTTTTACGTTAGTACAAGTTAGAAGCATGTATGCTTACTCGATTGGAACTACCTTTTGTTTTCCATTGCCCCAGAATTTTTCCTAAAAAGTTTTCATGTACAAAATGTGCTTGGGTAGAACACCCCTTCTTTCTCCCTTAATCTTGCTTGGCTTGGTTTATTTCAAGCACAAAGCCAAAATTCAAATTATAAGCTCATTAAAGACTAAAAAGGTCTCCATAGTCTTCTGCAGCTCCGGAATGTGCTAACCTAGTGGGTTTCTtaacttctatttttattttatttcagaCATAAATGAGTGCGAGGATCCAAAGCTACACACATGCAACAGTGCAGGAGATTGTGAGAATACAATTGGGGGTTACAATTGTGACAAACGAAAAACTAAGATGAAGATAGCCGTGATAGGTATGTTGTGTGCTAAATCTGAACAATGAAAATGAGTCTGAAAAGGGATCTAAGATAAACAAATGGAGGAAAATGTTTCATATATTGTCGAGAAAGTTAAGGATATAACTGACTTATCCATGTGCCCAATTTATGCAGTTGTTGGCACAACCCTTGCTGTGCTCCTTCTACTCTTAATTACATGGTGGTTATACAAAGTGattaagaaaagaaatgaaactaAGCTCAAGAAAAAGAATTTCAAAAGGAATGGTGGCTTGTTGTTGAAGCAACGAGTATCATCGAATGAAGATAATGTCCAGAGTACAAGACTATTCAATTCAAGGGACTTGGAGAAGGCCACAGACCATTTTAACAAAAGCCGAATACTTGGTCAAGGTGGGCAAGGTACAGTGTACAAAGGAATGCTGGTTGATGGCAAAATTGTTGCAATCAAGAAGTCCACAGTAGTGGATGAGGCTAACCTTGAACAATTCATCAATGAGGTTGTTATTCTTTCACAGATTAATCACAGAAATGTGGTTAAGCTACTTGGGTGTTGCTTGGAGACTCAAGTTCCTCTGTTGGTTTATGAATTCATCCCAAATGGAACACTTCTCCAATATCTTCATGAACAAAATGAAGAGTTTCCACTGACATGGGAGTTGCGCTTAAGGATTGCCACAGAAGTTGCTGGAGCACTTACCTACTTGCACTCGGCAGCTTCACTGCCTATTTACCACCGAGACATAAAGTCTACGAACATACTCTTAGATGATAAGTACAGAGCAAAAGTAGCTGACTTTGGGACTTCAAGGTCTGTTGCAGCCATTGACCAAACTCACATAACCACACAAGTATGTGGCACCTTTGGATACCTAGATCCACAGTACTTCCAAACAAGCCAATTTACAGAAAAGAGTGATGTTTATAGCTTTGGAGTTGTCCTGGTTGAACTAATAACTGGAGAGAAAGCAGTTTCTTCCATGAGGTCACAAGAAGGCAAAAATCTGGCAACATATTTCATTATTGCAGTTGAAGCTAATCATCTACATGACATTCTTGATGCCCGAGTTAAGCAGGAGGGGCGTATAGAAGAGATCATTGCAGTTGCTGAACTTGCTAAGAGATGCTTGAATTTAAATGGGAGAAACCGACCAACAATGAGAGAGGTTGTCATTGCGTTGGAAGGGATTAGAAAAGGTTCTAACGTTCAGCAGATGCAGGAAGAgtttgaatatgttagaactgaAGAAAACGAGCCTTGGGACAATTTTTCTACCTCAACAAGATCACTACTGCAGTATCATACCAGTACGATAAAATAGTGTTCATTCTTGTAGCAAAcatttttcccctttcttttcaTTCCATATTGAATACTATTGTTAATTCTGTTTGTTACAACAATTTGGTAAATTTTAAGAATCTTTTAAAACTGTATTGCACGATAAATGTTGGAGGAAATAGTACAAGTCAACAATTTCAGGCTTGCACTTTAAAGATCGATAAAACCTTTTTTCCTACGATTTATTTGATAGTGAGTCCTAAAGAGCTTTAACATATAGGGTTTTGAGTGAACATAATAGCTAATAGTTGATTAAATGAAGATTTTTACAGCTCATGTGAGAAGATGAAGTCAAATCATTCTGCAGCATATCATTAACATTCCATATAGCCATTCAGTAGGACGATAAAACGCACTCAGCCGGCTGGAATTCATATGAAAGCCTTGAAAAGTAAACGCTGGAGATGGTCAAAGCGTTGAGTTTAGACATTAGACAATTCAGCATACACCTTTGTTGTCCCTTTCTCCAGGGCCGGCTATTCACAATATGGGACCCTaagcgaatgatttaatcaaggacccttaatattttttttaattttaatttttatttaaaattaatttttctaactttttgagatgcaaaatcactaattaaagttttatattcaagattttcaagtatttctttttctattgataacatagccaatccatttaatctttcttgtgacatagttgatcgcaaataattttttataagtttaagttttgaaaaacttctttctgCAGAAGCTACTGTCACAGGtatcgttaataaaattctataagcaaTAAATGTATTTGGAAAACAATCAACCTTTTTTATAAAAttcaatgtttcaattggtgtactcgtttcttccaaactttcttttaaaattctcaattctgaaaataaatcaaaaacattaaaatattctcaagtgtcaaacatttttgtttcaaattattctcatctaatgattttaatatttttaaatcatataaaaaaccaaaaatattctcatatgtttgaaattgttcaaatctactctcaaatgaaataatagcttgatctattatgtataagaaaaaattaatcctaaaagattcttcagctgagtgtgttgtatcatcattagcattctcatcaaattgttttttcctattaattacacgttttttacgaaatataggttcgatattcatttcaagtgcaatctcttttgctgaaatcatagaagatataaatccattctccctataattttttagaaaaacaataaaaccttttaattgattaatggcgacatcaatacacatatcttttgattgtaaatttttactaacacaattaacagcaaataatatgtcataccaaataatcattcctagtaagaat
It encodes the following:
- the LOC131157663 gene encoding wall-associated receptor kinase-like 10, with product MALLCAMQVTLLLLLLFSAVAKAEPAIAKPGCRPQCGNVSVPYPFGIGLAECYLDEWFAIDCNETSSPPKLIIRSINMEALDIDLRGTVRVRSPIISSPNCSSPAENREGVSLQGSPYAFSSSQNMFTAIGCNNFAVMTDIDPTVVGCKADCNSSRNNSRKFNCTSGFNCCQTTPPSDLKVFNAGISNIDGHRSNAGECKYAFLVEKDWFSNERDPILSIEGRGFTPVVLNWKIYEWNNNSQALFAMWNRREVSCDFSVIQYPENEFRILSVLCHCSTGYKGNPYLHAACVDINECEDPKLHTCNSAGDCENTIGGYNCDKRKTKMKIAVIVVGTTLAVLLLLLITWWLYKVIKKRNETKLKKKNFKRNGGLLLKQRVSSNEDNVQSTRLFNSRDLEKATDHFNKSRILGQGGQGTVYKGMLVDGKIVAIKKSTVVDEANLEQFINEVVILSQINHRNVVKLLGCCLETQVPLLVYEFIPNGTLLQYLHEQNEEFPLTWELRLRIATEVAGALTYLHSAASLPIYHRDIKSTNILLDDKYRAKVADFGTSRSVAAIDQTHITTQVCGTFGYLDPQYFQTSQFTEKSDVYSFGVVLVELITGEKAVSSMRSQEGKNLATYFIIAVEANHLHDILDARVKQEGRIEEIIAVAELAKRCLNLNGRNRPTMREVVIALEGIRKGSNVQQMQEEFEYVRTEENEPWDNFSTSTRSLLQYHTSTIK